A single window of Nicotiana sylvestris chromosome 3, ASM39365v2, whole genome shotgun sequence DNA harbors:
- the LOC104242545 gene encoding uncharacterized protein has protein sequence MGELKIGRGLNQKLGLIRAGDTRWGSHFKSFGNFIRMFGSTVVVLDTFVEDACTLDDRAKASGYLEAFQTYKVAFLLHLMTDILGITNELNVSLQKNSKSANAILLVQVAKKRLQTLRRDDEWGLFVDKVSIFCIKHDILVPNFDDLYVNSGRSRRKPADYTAFHHYRVDVFCKVLDWQVQELNDRFNEVTTDLLHGVACLNPIDPFSSFDIRKIMKMVELYPDDFDEFRMSALENQLASYIIDVRDFDEKFSNLNGLSDLSKRLVKNFINLG, from the coding sequence ATGGGTGAACTAAAAATAGGTAGAGGCTTGAATCAAAAACTTGGTCTCATTAGAGCCGGTGATACTCGTTGGGGATCTCACTTCAAGTCATTTGGAAACTTTATTCGTATGTTTGGTTCTACTGTTGTTGTTCTTGATACTTTTGTTGAAGATGCATGTACTTTAGATGATAGAGCTAAGGCATCGGGATATCTCGAAGCTTTTCAAACATATAAGGTTGCTTTCTTGTTGCATTTAATGACAGATATTTTGGGAATCACAAATGAGTTGAATGTATCCTTACAAAAAAATAGCAAGAGTGCAAATGCCATACTACTTGTTCAAGTAGCAAAGAAAAGATTGCAAACTTTAAGGAGGGATGATGAATGGGGTTTGTTTGTTGATAAAGTATCTATATTTTGTATCAAGCATGATATTTTGGTGCCTAATTTTGATGATCTATATGTTAACTCTGGAAGATCACGGCGAAAACCTGCTGACTATACTGCCTTTCATCATTATCGTGTTGATGTGTTTTGTAAAGTTCTTGATTGGCAAGTTCAAGAACTTAATGATCGTTTTAACGAAGTGACGACCGATTTGCTTCATGGAGTTGCTTGTTTGAATCCAATTGACCCATTTTCAAGTTTTGATATCAGAAAAATAATGAAGATGGTTGAATTGTATCCTGATGACTTTGATGAATTTAGGATGAGTGCTCTTGAGAATCAGCTTGCGAGTTACATTATTGATGTTCGTGATTTTGATGAAAAGTTCTCCAATCTAAATGGGCTTTCTGATCTTTCAAAAAGATTAGttaagaatttcataaatttgggttga
- the LOC104242544 gene encoding uncharacterized protein translates to MTSSDIQKEIVTACKIETIKATIEDLNGDYFALLVDESLDVSRKEQMAIVLRYVEKKGSVMERFIGIIHVRDTSTLSLKKVIIDVLIHHSLSLSSIRGQCYDVVSNMQDDIKGLKKLIKQESRLAHSIHCFAHQLQLTLVAVSKKCVQVGELVLLVSNILNVLGDSFKRVDEFRDSQNEKL, encoded by the coding sequence ATGACTTCTTCAGATATTCAAAAAGAAATTGTGACCGCATGTAAGATAGAAACTATTAAGGCTACAATAGAGGACCTAAATGGTGACTACTTTGCTTTATTAGTTGATGAGTCTTTAGACGTGTCACGCAAAGAGCAAATGGCTATTGTTTTACGGTATGTCGAAAAAAAAGGAAGTGTGATGGAGAGGTTTATTGGCATTATTCATGTTCGAGATACTAGTACTTTATCTCTAAAGAAAGTAATTATCGATGTACTTATTCATCATTCTTTAAGTTTATCTTCTATACGTGGACAATGTTATGATGTGGTAAGCAATATGCAAGATGATATTAAAGGTCTTAAGAAGTTGATTAAACAAGAAAGTAGATTGGCTCATTCTATTCATTGTTTTGCACATCAACTTCAACTGACTCTTGTTGCGGTTTCTAAGAAGTGTGTTCAAGTAGGTGAACTTGTATTATTGGTTTCAAATATTTTGAATGTGTTGGGAGATTCTTTTAAACGTGTGGATGAATTTCGAGATTCTCAAAATGAAAAACTCTAA
- the LOC104242538 gene encoding eukaryotic translation initiation factor 5A-1 has protein sequence MSDEEHHFESKADAGASKTYPQQAGTIRKNGHIVIKNRPCKVVEVSTSKTGKHGHAKCHFVAIDIFTGKKLEDIVPSSHNCDVPHVNRTDYQLIDISEDGFVSLLTENGNTKDDLRLPTDDNLLALIKDGFAEGKDLVLSVMSAMGEEQICGIKDVGPK, from the exons ATGTCGGACGAAGAACACCATTTTGAATCAAAGGCCGATGCCGGAGCATCAAAGACATATCCTCAACAAGCTGGTACTATTCGTAAGAATGGTCATATCGTCATAAAAAACCGCCCTTGCAAg GTAGTTGAAGTTTCCACTTCCAAGACAGGCAAGCACGGTCATGCTAAATGCCACTTTGTGGCTATTGACATTTTCACTGGAAAGAAGCTTGAAGATATTGTTCCCTCTTCTCACAACTGTGAT GTTCCTCATGTGAATAGGACTGACTATCAGCTTATTGATATCTCTGAGGATGGATTT GTGAGTCTGTTGACTGAAAATGGTAACACCAAGGATGACTTGAGGCTCCCAACTGACGATAATCTTCTGGCCCTG ATCAAAGATGGTTTTGCTGAGGGGAAGGACCTGGTTCTGTCAGTGATGTCTGCCATGGGAGAGGAGCAGATTTGTGGTATCAAGGACGTTGGCCCCAAGTAG
- the LOC104242537 gene encoding uncharacterized protein At5g01610-like, whose amino-acid sequence MERALTKVGSLKSSTFWVSKKAKEEISNISHDLSNLSSTVEEKAKWIFNKLKGKPTKSLPDLLREYNLPPGLFPQNITCYEFDESNAKLIVYLPSACEVCFKDSSVTRYATRVKGTLSRGKLTGIDGMKTKVLVWVKVTSINVESYKSDKVWFTAGVKKSRSKDAYEMPRDAVKVEEF is encoded by the exons atggaGAGAGCGCTGACGAAAGTAGGGAGCTTGAAAAGTAGTACATTCTGGGTTTCCAAAAAAGCCAAAGAAGAGATCTCCAACATCTCTCACGACCTCTCC AATTTGTCGAGCACTGTTGAAGAAAAGGCAAAATGGATTTTCAACAAGTTAAAAG GTAAACCTACAAAATCATTGCCTGATCTCCTGCGAGAATACAACCTGCCTCCTGGTCTTTTTCCCCAAAACATAACATGCTATGAATTTGATGAGTCAAATGCAAAGCTCATTGTCTACTTGCCATCTGCCTGTGAGGTCTGCTTTAAGGATTCATCTGTTACGCGGTATGCTACTCGTGTCAAAGGAACTCTATCAAGGGGAAAGCTCACTGGAATAGATGGAATGAAGACCAAGGTCTTGGTATGGGTCAAAGTCACGAGTATCAACGTCGAGAGCTACAAGTCTGATAAGGTGTGGTTCACTGCCGGAGTGAAGAAATCAAGGTCCAAAGATGCATATGAAATGCCTCGTGATGCTGTTAAAGTTGAGGAATTTTGA